The sequence ACGTGGGTGGTTCGGAGATTGTCCTGCAGGATCTGTTCGATTCGATCTTCCCCGGTCTGCTGCCCTTGCTGGCAACGTTCGCTTGCGTTGCCCTGTACAAAAAGGGCGTCAAGACCATTTGGATTATTATTGGTATCTTCGCGATCTGCATCATCGGAACGGGTTTGGGAGTGTTCGCAGCGGCGTAATGTTGACTGCCATGCTCGCGCGTTGGATAACTAACTGACCGTTTGATAACGGGGCTCGGCGTAAGGCCGGCCCCGTTTTTTGTTTGAGGGATTTTCCGACCGTCCAATAGTCCAGGCCCATGCATCACTCACGTATCTCTCATCTCTCATTCGTCTCTAATACGAGAGATAACAGATAGATGAGAGATAAATATGAGAGATAAATATGAGAGATAACAATGCTGCAAAGAGACGGGCAACCATGGTATTGTCTCAATATAGATTGTTTTACCAGCAACAACATGTTTAAATGAAACAGATGACAGACATCTTATCTTTCATCTCTCACTCATCTCTAATATGAGAGATAACAGAAAGATGAGAGATAATTACGAGAGATAACTGAGAGACGAGGGAAATCTATCCGCGGCATTCTTCGCAGAACCGAGCGAAAGGACGTGTAGATGAACGAAAACGAACTGACCGGTCTGCTCGAGTCTTTAAGGCGCATGGGCTCGGACGATCTTAACGTCGAGGTCAAGGAGAGCGCCACGACACTTTCCCGCGACGTATGGGAAACGGTCAGCGCTTTCGCAAACACCGCCGGCGGCATCATCGTACTCGGAGTGAGCGAGCACGCGGGTTTTGTCCCAGTTACAAACTTTGAGACCGAGAAAGTGCTCAACCAATTCGTGGCGGGCATGGGCGATGCCGGCGGTCGCGGAAAGCTGGCCAATCCGCCCAAATACACTATTGAGCGCGTGGAGCTCCAGGGCACCGTGGTTCTGGTCATCACGATTGAGGAGCTCGACCCGTCGAGCAAGCCTTGCTATGTCATAGAGCGGGGCGCTCAAGGTGGCAGCTACAAACGCATCGATGACAAAGATGTCCCGCTTTCGTCGACCGAGGTTTTGGCACTGTCGTCATATGAACGGACGAGTCCTAGCGATCGCGATGCGGTGCCCGGTACGAGTGTGGGCGATCTCGACGAGTCGATGGTCGACCGCACGATAGAGCGTGCCTATTCGCTGACGCCTCGAGCGATGCGCGGTGCGGCGGACAAGAAGACAAAGATGGAGCGTCTGAATTTCCTCGACTTCCAGGGCAATGTTACCAAGGCCGGCCTCCTTGCCGCGGGCGTTTACCCTCAGCAGTTCTATCCCAAGCTCTTCATTGATGTGGCTGTCCACGTGGGAACTCAAAAGGGAGCTGCGGGGCCACTAAGGTTTATGGACCGCACAGTCTGCGAGGGCACCCTAGGCGAGATGATTTCGGATGCCGTCGCAGCTGTCGCCAAAAACCTGCGCCGCATCTCGACCGTCCAAGGCGTCTCGCGTGTCGACTCGCTGGAGATTCCCGAGGAGGTTCTGCGCGAGGCAATCGCCAACGCCGTAATCCATCGAGAATACGGGGATCGGTTCTGTGGACAATCGATTGCCGTCGACGTCTTTGACGATCGTGTCGAGGTAACGAATCCTGGCGGCCTTTACGGGGGAAAGACTCGCGAGAACTTGTTTGACGGCAGCTCCCGATGCCGTAACGCGACGCTCGTGAAACTCATGTCGATTGTCCCGCTTCCGGATGGCGCAGGTTCGCCGGCTGAGGGCAATGGCTCGGGCATCCCGATGATGATCGATGCCATGCGCGCGCATGGTCTGGCCGAGCCCCTGTTCTGCCCGGGGTTCGATCGGTTCAAGGTCGTACTTTACCGTTCAAAGATCGAGCCGGTCGATCATGGCGGGGGCTTAATTGTGACGGCACTCAAACATTACGGCGAGCTGGGGACGCGTGAGCTGGCAGAACGCACGGAGCTTACAATTTCCCAGGTTAGGTCGCGCGTCAACGCGCTCATTGCTCAAGGCGAGCTTGAGCCCACGGCGCCGGCGACGAGCCGCAACCGCAAATATCGACTATCAGAGCGCGTGGAATAAATGCGTTAGTGGACGAGGCAACCCAATAATTGACCCTCAATTGGCGCCCACTAAGGTAAAGCGGTTGTTGCTCAGTCGACGGTGATGCTAAAGACTCGGCTTACGCCGGCATGGCCCCGAACCCGTCCATCAAGAACAGCCTAAGAACCAGCTTGATGACATTTCCCGGTTTGACTTCAGCCGTGCCAAAGACGTGACGCTCGGCGAGCTCACTGCAGTATGCATAGATGTCACGGATAAGGTCCGCGCCCGAAAGCGTAAACATGTAGCCTACGTCCGAAAGCGCATTGGGCGCGGCGGGCAACTTGGCCATGTGGCAGAACGTTTGCAGGTCGGGCGCCATAACATTCTGGTAGTCGAGGTGGCCGCTGGCATCCTGTGCGGCAAGCTCCAATTGGCGCACAAAATCCAGCGCCGCCGCTAACACAAAGCTCGGCGTAGGCGCATTGACGTCCTGAGTGGTCGCCACAAGCCTGCCCGCCGCCTGCGTGACAAGCCAAGCGACCTCGCGCTGGCAACGCACGGCTTTGCGCGTAACCGGCTTGATGGACGAAGAAGAAACACTCCCCTTAGGCGGATTCGAAGCAGCCACAAAAACCTCCCATGAACGACCCGGCCCAACAAGCCCGGATGAAACACGTGCTACATCAGTATACAGGGGAGTGGGGTAGCGGGGTACAAGCGCGCCAGCGGCAAACCGAGAGCATCAACGATGTGCCGATCGCGGAATGAGATCTCGTAATAATTGACTCTCGGCCATATTATTGAGGGGTATGACTCGCGTTCGTATGGTTGTAGGTGCTGGCGATGAACGACATTGACCTTGCTGTTCCGTTGATGGATGGACCAAGCTATGACCGTGCCTGCAGTCTCGTGCCTTCTGAATACGTTGAGGCATGGGAGTGGTTTCTGGGTGAGGAGCAGCGCGGCGGCGTTTGGACCAGCCTTCCGCACCACACCAAGGAAGATAGCCCACAGTATCAGTATCGTTTGAGAATTGGCTCGGACTTCTTTCCCGTAACGCGGGATTCAGGGATCTTCTGGCCGGGCCAGGATCGGGTGAAGCAAGATCCCAATAAGACCTTTGCGCTTTCGGTCCATAACTCTAAAAAGAGCTTCTACACCGATGTGCCTCCGCTCTATTTGGACGATGGTACGTGGGTCATTAAGTACTCGGTTCAAGCGCCGGGTACCGTTGGTTCTCGAGACCAGAATTACAACCGTAAAATGCTCAACTGCATGGAATGTGGCGTTCCAGTCGGAGTCATATTTGCAACCGAGGTGGGCTATAAGGTGCTCGGCCTTGCGTTTGTTGAGCGGTTCGAGCCCGAAAACGGCTGGTTTGTTCTGCATGGTCCCGTTCATAAAGGCGGGCCTGACCCTCGTTTTGCGTCCGACATGAGCTATCTGAAGCGCATACCCGTCGATATTGAGTTTGCCGGACAGGGTGCGACCGACGATGAAATTTGGTTTTGGCGGTCTTTTAAGATCGTGTTGTTTGATCGGATCGCGTGGCGATGCAATTTCGCGCGCACTTGCTGGTGCATGCTCTTCCTGGTTTCAATTACGGGAAGGGAGCGAGCGTGAGCTGGCGAGGCGATGTCGTGATGGGGAAGTACGGAAAACTGCCGCGTGCCCTTATCGACAACAATATGTTTCCGAGCGTAGAGGTTGATTGCGAGTCGTTTGTCGTCGCCTGTCCTTGCTGCGGCTTGCAAATACCGTGTCTCGACATTCGGTTCATCGATGCGCGCGACAGGCTCAGCGACGAAGTGAGAAAACGGACAGGCGTTCATATGCCGGTGTACCCGGAGAAATGCCCTGTTTGTGGCCTCGATATCGTGTACGACGCCGGCGACGAGGGATAGGTGATGCGGAGGAGCTGACTGTGAAGGCCTCTCCGTCCCTACAAATAAATCCCCTCACCGAGCTGCTTGTGGAACTCGGCGTGATGGTCGCGTGCCCAGGTAAAGAGCGCCTGGTCAAAGTCGGTGCGCGTGGCTGGGATGCCAAAGACGCCGGCAACTTCGACGCGCACAAACTCCAGTGCCGGCAGCTTGTTGATGGCAGTGAGGGCAAACGGGGACGAGGGCTCCTCGAACAGATAGCGGCTGCCTTGCAGCGCGTTGCAAATGGTGCACGTGTTGCCGAGCGACGGGGCTTTGGAGGCTCGCGCGCCTACGGGCTTGTAGCCGCAGCGCTTATGAAGGTAGTCGCGGATCTCGCCCGGCACGCAGCCAAGAGCGGGCACGATGGCGAGTGCGTTGGCGTTGGCCGTGTCGATGGCAATGTGCCCGGCTTCGTTGGGCGCGTGAGCGATGGCGATGCCCTTGTCGTCATCGGTTCGATAGGGAATGCCGAAGGCCGCGACCGAGGTCTCTTTGTGACACTTCCAGCACTCGCGCTTGCCCAGTACTAGATATATATACGGCGCTGAGGGGTCGGATCGGTCAACACCGGGCAGCCACTCGGCAAAGGGCTCGGGGTTGACGCCGCTGGGTACATACCAGATCTTCTTGGTCCGGTCCCATTTGGCGCCCAGCGCTTTGGCTTCTTCTTTGTGCGAAAAGGGGACATCGAGCTCGGTGCGCATGGCGGCTCCTTGGTGCTGCGGGTGCAAGTGGCTCAAGGATACCGCAGGGCGCAGACATCGCGGCGTTTTGTTGAGAAGTTGCGGCGCGGACTGCTTGGTTACCCCGTTAGATAAATTGGCAAGTAGATGGTCGGCTTTTGACCAGTTGGGCGGTTGGAGCAGCTTGCGGCGCAGTTTTGTGCCTGGCTATTGTTGATGTTGGGGTATTGAATTTATTTGGCAGCCATTCGTCAGGTGAATTGATGCTATGTTGCGATGGCGATTGGAGCTGCCAGCGGATTTGGCGACATAAAACAAAACAGCCCAGAGACATAGCCTCTGAGCTGTGAACATTTGGTGGGCGTTAGAAGATTTGAACTTCTGACCTCTTCCGTGTCAGGGAAGCGCTCTCCCCCTGAGCTAAACGCCCGATCAAGGGTGCGCAAGCGCGCAAGGGATAATATAACGGAGCCTGAACTCGGTGGCAAGAACATTTTTAAAAATCGCTTGCATTGTGGAATTCGGGGGCTTTGTCATATCCATTTCAAAAGAGCCTGCTGCCGCGATTTGACTGTCGCATAATGCAAGGCCATTGCGGTACCGAGCTATGGAAAGACGCCTGCGGAATTGTCCTACCGATAAGCGGACAAGCCTTCGGCTGGTGCCTTCGCCGTGGTAAGGTAAGCCGAATTGTTTCCAGGTTGCTTCGAGGGAATGGAATGAGCAAAGAGCGTGTCGAGCAGGTCGAAGGCGCAGGGGCTTCGGTGCCGATGACCGATATATCGAACATTGATGTGCCCGAGGGCACCGATGAGCTCAGCCGTAGCACCCGCCGCGCTTGGCGCGAGCGCCTGAACAGCGCTTCGACGCGCAAGATGATCACGGGCGTCTTGGCTACGCTGGTGGGCGGTTCGTTTTGGGGCTTCTCGGGCACCAGCGCGAGCTTTCTGTTCGATACCTACCACGTCGACACCTTGTGGCTTATGAGCGTGCGTCAGATTCTCGCCGGTCTACTCTTTATGGCCGTGGTTGTTACGCGCGACCGCGCACGCCTGGTCAAGCTTTGGACGACGCCCGCTGATCGCAAGCAGCTGCTGCTCTTTACCGCCTTTGGTCTGCTGTTCAACCAGTTTTGCTATCTTTCGGCCGTGCGCCTGACGAACGCCGGAACCGCGACGGTGCTCCAGTGCCTGCAGCTCGTTATCATCATGGGCTACACCTGCGTGACCGATCGCCGCATGCCGCGTACTCGCGAAGTTATCGGCATTGGCCTGGCTCTGGGTGGAACCTTTTTAATCGCCACCGGCGGCGACCCCACCAGCCTGAATATCTCGCCGCTTGGCCTGGCAGCAGGTCTTATGTGTGCGGTCAGCGCCACGTGTATGGCGGTGATTCCCGCCAAGATCCTGCCCGAATACGGCAGCCCCATCGTCACGGGCTCGGCAATGCTCACGGCGGGCGTGGTCTCGTGCGTCTTCGTGCAGCCTTGGACGCATATGCCAGCGCTCGACGCTGCCGGCG is a genomic window of Collinsella aerofaciens containing:
- a CDS encoding DUF5710 domain-containing protein; amino-acid sequence: MRTELDVPFSHKEEAKALGAKWDRTKKIWYVPSGVNPEPFAEWLPGVDRSDPSAPYIYLVLGKRECWKCHKETSVAAFGIPYRTDDDKGIAIAHAPNEAGHIAIDTANANALAIVPALGCVPGEIRDYLHKRCGYKPVGARASKAPSLGNTCTICNALQGSRYLFEEPSSPFALTAINKLPALEFVRVEVAGVFGIPATRTDFDQALFTWARDHHAEFHKQLGEGIYL
- a CDS encoding DMT family transporter, giving the protein MSKERVEQVEGAGASVPMTDISNIDVPEGTDELSRSTRRAWRERLNSASTRKMITGVLATLVGGSFWGFSGTSASFLFDTYHVDTLWLMSVRQILAGLLFMAVVVTRDRARLVKLWTTPADRKQLLLFTAFGLLFNQFCYLSAVRLTNAGTATVLQCLQLVIIMGYTCVTDRRMPRTREVIGIGLALGGTFLIATGGDPTSLNISPLGLAAGLMCAVSATCMAVIPAKILPEYGSPIVTGSAMLTAGVVSCVFVQPWTHMPALDAAGVEALAVFVVIGSFFAYMLYMQGVKDIGSVRASLIGTVEPVSATITSAVMLGTVFLPTDLIGFAMIIVMMFLTV
- a CDS encoding ATP-binding protein → MNENELTGLLESLRRMGSDDLNVEVKESATTLSRDVWETVSAFANTAGGIIVLGVSEHAGFVPVTNFETEKVLNQFVAGMGDAGGRGKLANPPKYTIERVELQGTVVLVITIEELDPSSKPCYVIERGAQGGSYKRIDDKDVPLSSTEVLALSSYERTSPSDRDAVPGTSVGDLDESMVDRTIERAYSLTPRAMRGAADKKTKMERLNFLDFQGNVTKAGLLAAGVYPQQFYPKLFIDVAVHVGTQKGAAGPLRFMDRTVCEGTLGEMISDAVAAVAKNLRRISTVQGVSRVDSLEIPEEVLREAIANAVIHREYGDRFCGQSIAVDVFDDRVEVTNPGGLYGGKTRENLFDGSSRCRNATLVKLMSIVPLPDGAGSPAEGNGSGIPMMIDAMRAHGLAEPLFCPGFDRFKVVLYRSKIEPVDHGGGLIVTALKHYGELGTRELAERTELTISQVRSRVNALIAQGELEPTAPATSRNRKYRLSERVE